Genomic DNA from Lactuca sativa cultivar Salinas chromosome 8, Lsat_Salinas_v11, whole genome shotgun sequence:
TTGAGGACCTTGTAGGGGTTTTTCAGACATAGGTTATGGGCACACTAATCATGATTGTTGATTTCTTTTGCTTATAGTACTTTCGATGTTGGTGCATTGATTGAAGTCGGGATACTCATAAATTAGCTGGTTTAGATATTAAAATGCATGGTTTTTAATTCCCtacaaaatgagtataatatatgtatgaaatatattgttaaaaaaatataaaaaatagtgAGGGAAGCTTCCCACCCATTCCTTGGGTTTTAGGTGAGAGAAAAAAAGTAAGGGAAAAAATGGCATGACCCACAAAAAATGAGGGAAACATCCCTCCCACACCCTCCGGTCTAAGAATGACACGAAACATGATATAATCTTTATTACAAGAAATAAATCGATTCAATATTACAAACCTAAAGACAAAAACACCCGGATGGCCAAGACATTGATGTTGCATGGATAGGTTGCCTAAAATAAGAGAAACTTGAGACTGCAGGAGCAAGATAGAGTTCACTCAAGCTATCGCACCTAAGCAATATCTGACACATGCAAAACTCCTTCACAGAAAACCCAAATTTATCAAATTCAATAGAAACTTTGTTATCTTTTGTAATTGGCGCGACATATACGaagttttaatattattttttttttaatattttttaaataaaaaaaccagCGGTGTAGAGGCAACAGTCGACTTCTCTTCAGTGTAGCCATGTTGCGCTGTAAAGTTAGAGCATACCGCATGCTAGAGGATGCTTGAATGTTTGTTTTTAAAAGATTATCTGATTATTACAACCATAAGCTACAATAACCATTGTCTAGCATTTGGATGACTTGTCTTTGTTTACAATTAGTTGATGATATGAGTTCAATAATCAGTTAGATACCAGCAACAAAATCGATGATCACTAAATAAAGTAAAAATACTTGTACCCTCATTTTAACAATCACTTCCTTAACATGTTTGTGCAAATGTACTTTAACATTATTTCCTTGAATTTAATCACATTTGCCAACCTGTTGTTGCATTTCGATGATCGACAAAGGCAAAACCCAATATTTTTTGTATTATAACAATCTCCTTGTATTTCGTAACTTACTGAGCAACAATCACATTCACATTCAATGTTACATATTGAAAGATCATAtgatataaattatttaaaataacacTCACATTCAAAATCCTATTTTAAGATGCATGGCACATCACTAAGTATACACATTCTTCTCAATAGTTTTGTGCATCAAAATTACAAGAAAACATAAGGAACCAGGATTAGTAAGATGAACCTCTATCCAATTCCAACACCATTTTCCTCTTCAGTTAACTGCTAAGCAAAAGGCAAAAGGGCATTGTCGGAAACACACATGATACATACACCCATTATACATATCAAAAGTCAAAGATGGTACCTGTGTCAAGGAAAGCAGGATCAGGGGAGAACTCATTCAACCCAAATGATCCAGGAATCTCCATAGAACTTGGTTCACAAGCTCCGGAATCATAACCCCAATTATCATACCGATAATCAACCAAATCCCCGGAATCAATGTTTGCCGGAGTTGCAGTTTGGGCGGCAGGTAGGTGGTTCGTCTGGCTTTCCGGCCAATTGATGCCATGGAAAAACTTCGGATCAACTGTTGATCTTTGACCATGATTATGATTTCCTTGTTGGGATGCTTCTTCACAAGGAACTACGTAATTTAGCAGAGCCGATTGCGGTTGCGGTTGCGGTTGCGGTTGGAATGGAATCGGGATCGGGCTTTCGACATAGGAATCGGAATTCACTTGCGGTTGGGAATCCGGTGAAAGCAACGGTTCTTGGAATGGAAGATAAGAtggaggaaatgaagcggaaGTGTTGACAGAATTTTCAGGCACACGATAGTCTTGCTGCCTACACAAGTTTCTGTCCCTGTCCCTGTGTGAGCTGTAAAAATGGTGGTTACGGTTTCCGGTTGAAGCAATTCCAGGTGAGACAGTTCGTTTAAATACGGGTTTGTTAAATGTATAATTATGGTATTGGTGGCCTCTATCTCTCGGAATGCTACAACTACTTGTTCTTATCAACTGTTGCGAGACTAAACCGGGTTGATACTTGTTCCTGGATAACAAAAACGGGGCTCGGTTTTGGTTAATCATGTTTGGGGATCCAAGATTGGGTGATACTGGGCAAACCCGGATAGGATTTGGCCTTTGAACTGGAATGTGGGTCATGGTTGGAGTTTGAACCAGAAGTGGTGGTGGTGGGAGTGGGAGTGGGAGTGGAAGTGGAAGTGGAAGTGAGGCCATGTTCATATGGGGGAGGGGGACATCGGTTAATTTATTTATGTTCTTGGAATTTTGCCTTTCCAGTTTCCAGAATTCGATTTTTTCAGTGGCTTGACAATGGTCGATGGTGCCACTGCCATTGCCCCAATAGAGACATGGAGCAAGTGAGTCACAAACATAACAGTAGCACTGTGATTTCAAGGAAATAGTATGGATCAAAATCAAAACAAGATTATGCTAATTGCTAATGGTTGAAGTTATTTGTTGTAGTTATTAAGAAAGGAGGAGGAGTAATTTGATGATGAAATAACCTGGTCACAATGACTTTCGTTTGGGGTAGACGAGAAAGGGAACTTGATGCAAAGGTGTCTTGGATGAGGGTAATCTCGGCATGCAACcttaaagaataaaaaaaaatgtagaaAAGTTAAATGATTTTCCATATGATCTGAAATCAAAACCATAATCGATCACAAGTCATAGCAAGTACCAGGATCCTACATAAATTGCTTTAATGATCCATAAAATTAGACAAATGTGAAGTATAAAATACAAACCTGGCCTGTTTCGCTAACAACAAGTAGATCATCTGAATCATCATCCCCATTCTCACTTCGAGAGATTGGATCATCATTCCGGACCTCTTTAGGCTTACCAGGATCATGATCGAGCACCACacactcatcatccaactcaatTAAGGACGACGACTTCGATGTCGGTTTCTTCCTAGGTCTTCTAGACGGTAAAACCTCACTAACTAACACCACTTCATCGGAATCATCACTTCCATCATGGCAACCGGCACCGCAATCGTCTCCATTAACCTCATCAAGGAGTTCTGCTATCCAATTATTATCATCAAAGCCAACAGTAATTACTCTGTCATCGTCACCATCCCATCCAGGTTCTTCATCGGAACTTATGTACAGCACAGAGTTCGGATCCATCGTAACTTTTCATCAAATACTCTATCTCATAAATAGGGCAACGAAGAAAAGGTTTGATGAAATGTACATatcaaaatgaaaaaagaaaaaacccTAGTAATTGAGAAGGAGAAGAATGTCGACAAAGCGAAATTGCAGTAGAAATTGGGGATTTGCTTTATATGGTTGTATAGTAACGGGTGACCCTTACAACCTTCTCGCTTGCGTCATAAGTACAAGTCAAATTAATGCCGCAAATGTAATACAAATAAGTCATATCTTTTTCTTTTATTCATTCATTGAATTAATTTGATTAACTTTTACTTCAGTTTAACAAGATTCCATCATGTTTTCACAAAAAAATTCGGTTTAGATCATTTTATTTACTGATAACATGAATTGATATACCAAACACAAACACCTAGACACTTAGATAACGTAAACAACCAAACCACAAATGTAATTTACAAACCATTGAAATCGAATCAAAGTTCGTGATTTTAAAACAAGACCAATGATCTTTGATTCGATTCGTTGAACCCCACCATAAAAGTGTATCCGTGCATCTGCTGACGACACCTGTTGTTGCTTAGGTTAATGGATGATGACATCGGCATTGGAGGGTCGAGGTGGACCAATTATCACTGTCGGTGTTAAGGTTAGGGTTTTCCTTTAGAAGTGGAGGAAGATATGGAAATATGATACGGCAGAGGGTAATTTACAGGCGACGGCGGGATTGTTAACGGACGGAATCAAGATGAGTTTAAGACGGGGAAGGGGAAGGGGAAACTGAACTTTAATTCCGACGCATGTCTTTGCTTCCTCTGATCTAGAATGTAATTAATTCAAGTTGTGCTCCTGTAAAGCACAAAGTCAAGATGGCCGAGTTGGTCTAAGGCGCCAGTTTCAGGTACTGGTCCGAAAGGGCATGGGTTCGAATCCCATTCTTgacattttaattttttattaaaacatttctgAATCTCTTTTACCCTGCAAAAATGGAAATTTGTAAAGTTGCAGTAAGGTATATAAACTTGATTAAAGGCTTAAAtcattttttttgataaatagtTTACAAGTTAAATAATCTaccatctactctaataaataaaagttttttgcCACACGTCTTCTTCTCTTTCATTTAGACACATGACATTTTTTaaagattttaaattttttattttccacttgtcattttattgtatttttcattttattaaattaaaattctacatttaatatgtaaagtatttattagaaaatgtttatatatgtaatgtattcaatacattaaagcctcattaattttaataattcaaaaaaattctcacttttcttataaattcaaacttttcaaattgttaaaattatatatatatatatatatatatatatatatatatatatatatatatatatatatatatatatatatatatatatatatatatatatatgtatgtatatatataaactcatgtaatacataggTGTCACACCTAGTTCTTTAATAAAAGTAATTACTCTATGTCACATGTcaatttctcataatttttatttttttctcataTTCTCTAAAAATGACATGTGTAATTTTCTATGATTTTACTTTCAAACTTAAATAAAATCATATTGATTAGCATTAAGTCATTAAGATAACAAATCAAATTCATAATCCGTAATTAATTAGGATTAATGGTAATCCCTTATATTCAGTCGGTTGACAATTATAACATTTTATTCAAATTCAAAACTCAAACCAATCCATAAATCTCGCATGCTAAAGTGAGATTTATGGTCAACTCTCTTTTGGGTAAATGGTCTGTCAactctctttttctttctttaatcTTTAAAATTGTCTTTTTCCTTGAGCATTTTGAAAGCAATTATGAAGTTCTTATGTGTTTCTCCCCCACGATGTCGATTGAAATGGAAAATAAACCTCCATGAATCGACTCCTACACCAAAGTTGACATCAACCACAACCGTCGCCACCATGGCTTGCAAATCCCTAATGTTTCTGCTCTTGGATGTGTGTTTTTCACTACCATTGATGATGGTTTTCGATTTCACACGTTTGAATTTTGGTTTCACAGGTCAGCCTTTTATACTCTTATCTTCATTTTGAATTCCCTATCTATATTTCCACCTTGTAGTTCTTCCTCGAATCACTTTCTTTCACTTTATTTAAGATTaattttagggtttcatcaatTCCTCCCCCCTTTTCCGATAACATGCTTgtttttttgtgtgttcttgagtgGAAATGGCGAGAAAATGTTGTACCAATTGCACCTGACCACCACCTGATTGTTATGTTATCTTTAATTTTCAGTTTACATTTATTTTGAGAGATTCAAAATTCTCCCCTAAATGTTGGATCTGATGAGGAACACGTTTTTCTCCTATGGCATTCTCCCCTTAAAGTGTGAGAATCATCAAAGCACATACATCTGAAAACTCGAACTCCTCCTTGAACAAACAACTTTCCCTTTTAATCATCAAACACATGTTATGTTCCCATACATTCgcataaactacaaaatcttcgaAGAACCAACGAATATTTGATAAAATATGAAATGAACCACTTGATAAAAGTTTTAactaatttgtaataaaattgaCTACGATCCACTACAACCCACTACGATTGGTCGGAACACGTCACAACATGTCGCAACAAAAACAACATGTGTTTTGATAGGAATACATTTGGATCAGTAATACCAACGATCGCATCTGAATCCTTCCACATCATAACCATTTTCACATTGGAACATAAACCCGTTGCAAGATATCCAGACTCTAAAATACAACCTCTGAACACAAAACTCCGAACTTCAAAGTTTGGTGAGGTCCAATTATATGTGACACTTGCAACCTCTCGTAAAAAATTACCTTATATGTGCGAAATGGTCAAACTTCCGAAATCCCATTCATATCagaaattgaggacaagttacgagACTAATAGATGCGACCAAAAATGCTTTCGTTCCGAATGCTTTCGCTACGAACGGTCTCCATAACTCCTCATTTTGCGAACACGTTTTTTGATTTCAGATGTGACATTCGATGACACGCTTTTCAGAACAAGTTACCATTAGTGTCGGCTATCACACATGTTTTATCCTATTTGCTTTAATTCATTTTCGATCGGTTAGTAAACAAACGAAATACATTTTAATGTCGTGAGTCAGCACCCATTTGAATTAATATTGCGAACTTCATTTTACATTGACCCGAGATACATGTATTTTTCCAATAATATGAGCCCTCCCTCAAAATAGGCTTTAGTAACTATCATGGAATTTTAGGGACATGTTTGAGATTCAACATGACACTTTGCAAACTCATTGCTTTGAAGAAATATTAatggttgttttatttttataattaatttaacattttattatatcatttattttaattttttcacaaataaaaattgtctcatatattttgaaaaatagtttCAAATATTAATTTGAATCAACGATCATAAtttttacataaataaaaaaagcATAAATCTcttaagtaatattttatttaaaataaattattaacagcttttactataaaattttaattataaaaaacaaccGTGGTTAACACGGGATACAACctaatatatttaatatttaaaaaattaattagttctaaatttcaaaacttaattatgaaaaaatatttataaatcaGACAACTCGATtaatgacttcatgtatagtttttttttttttttttttttgctacatcagttttctattatttgttttttCTAACAAAAACATATTATGTTAACCATTCTATGGttattcaccatttggaaatgtttttttttcaatgattaacttatttaaaatgaaCATCTATATGGAACTAAGTGATAACATGTAACTTAGCggttgaaaaagttcaaataacTTAGAGATAATAAAAACTTAGTCATTgataataaaatatgtaaatagTTATTTGCATACAACAATAGATGTTTCGTTTGTAATTTTATGATCgttattttttatttgtattcaaaatgttttgtaaacattAGTATTGTTTTTTAAGTTGGGATTAATGATAAAGTTATTATGTTGTACAATAAAATATACAATTTAATAGATTAAAAAAACAACACAATCATACATGGTAAACCATAGttttatttaaaatcaaaaagTACAGTAATATAACAAACATATATGTACACAAAATGAATAAATAAGTCACAACTCACAAAGAATAAACATGTATTCTTAATAATTactaaagaaaaatataaataaaaaatatactatttttaataaatttcaaaacacTTTTTTATATAcaatactagttgtgagacccatgtattacataagttaatttaaaaaaaaaagttaaatataaatgtctaaataattgagaactttgaatttataaaaaaataaaaaaataatgaattattaaaattgaaacgatttttatattttaattttaaacaaataatttaaataaataaacaaaagaaatcaataaactttaatttaaaatttttaaaattaaaaggtaagctcattaatgaaattgatatatatttattactatttttattgcaattattacattaaaatattatatggagtttaataaaataagaaaacccataaaatgatacgtggaaaaaaattaattcaaaattaccaCAAATTAACATTTGTCAAATTGAAGGAGAACATGTAATGTGACAAAAAAGTTCTTATTTTATTAGGGCGGATTGGAAGTTGTAGTAGTAAGTCTACCATCATTATCTTAAGTTAACAGTTTTATTTATTTTCGACTTTTAACTCTATATAAGATAACATACAATCTGTTCATGCGTGAAAAACCAATTGATTGTAATTATTTTGTTAAAATGACTTAATGATATTCTTGGAATGAATGTCCAGTTTTCATTATTACTTCTAGATATTATCACTACTTTGATAACGCGTTTTCTCAATTATATCACATATAGTCTAGTACCATTACATAATCCATTTTGTATCAATGTTTTCCATTTTTTTATCAATGTTTTCGATAACCTAATGGGAACACCAACTTTTAAGAGTAACTTATGATTTAAAAAAATCTAAGAGTTTAAGACTACTAAGATCATTAGTTGAGTATAAACTTGCATCAAATTAATCATGAACATAATTAGATTGACAAAGAGTATCTGAACCCATACATTCATTTTCATCTCCTAATAACAATCATAATAAATGATTGCTTACTTTCTTAACTACTTTATGTTTCGTGTAAGAGATGTAGATataaatctttcataaacaacaaaataaaaaCCGTAAATAGGCTCGAGAGAATCCAAACACTTTACAATAGTTGTTTTATGATAGAAAATAACCCTTTATTTTTACCTATCACTAATAGCAAAAGTTGCACGATTCTATCCAACAATTAgagattttatgaaaaaaaaaatgaaactttcCTCAAATGTGTGTGATAACTTAGAACCATTTTTGATAGACATCGGGTTGAATTTTGGTTCTATATTAACATAAAGAATTAAATTTTTGTTAAGAAAACAAATTCGTGCGTATTAAAGCAATAGATTATtgaaaaaacataaatatatactATAAATTTGTAATATACATTTTCATCCATAACTATAAGTGATTAATTTCGAAGGTTtgaattttatttgattttaggTTGCTATAAACGGAGTATGTGAAATTTAGCCACTCAACTTCCAACCCCCACACTCCACATTCTAAGAACGACTCAAACCGACTTTCAAAATAGTGGAAAAACGGCAAAAACCACTCCAATCAACCTCCAAATGCACCATTATTTTTGTGTTGAGATATAGTGACCGCCATATATAGTGGACCTTCAAACCAACACCAAATCCATTTTTTATATTatgatattatattattttagtttaCATATTGTTTTTAAGGCTACCATAATTATCATAACTATCGATAACTATTTATTATAActcatttaataaaaaatatattgtattatattttattattgttaataatatGATATTAACAATATTATAGAAATAAAAGAATAAAGACAATACGATTTTATTGTAATaaacttaaaaatatatttaaaattcaAACTTCAAAAATGTTACAAAGATAATTAACAAATAAACAAAGAGAATCTAGAAAATATTAATTGAATCATATAAACTtaagaaaattattattttattatattattattaaaatatgtttttaagGTAAACTTTTGGTAAGTGAAACCGGTAttttaatgttaaaaaaaataaaataaaaaaataaaaaaaatcactttAATGTTTTTTTAGTTATTTGTGGTTTGAGTGGTCTgatactgttttttttttttgcacctATGACCTCAACAAACTTCAACGGGCTTTTAAATTATTTCTTAGTTAAATTTGGGCAAATAAGAAGGCCCTTCAATGGGGCCCAACAACAACTCGTTTCATTTGGAGCATGGGGAAATGACAATTCGTTTCACTGGGTCGGGCTTTGCTTAAACAAGTCAGAATCCTTGTTTTTGGCGAAGCAATCAAGCAACTGCTT
This window encodes:
- the LOC111909855 gene encoding uncharacterized protein LOC111909855 isoform X2, producing the protein MDPNSVLYISSDEEPGWDGDDDRVITVGFDDNNWIAELLDEVNGDDCGAGCHDGSDDSDEVVLVSEVLPSRRPRKKPTSKSSSLIELDDECVVLDHDPGKPKEVRNDDPISRSENGDDDSDDLLVVSETGQVACRDYPHPRHLCIKFPFSSTPNESHCDQCYCYVCDSLAPCLYWGNGSGTIDHCQATEKIEFWKLERQNSKNINKLTDVPLPHMNMASLPLPLPLPLPLPPPPLLVQTPTMTHIPVQRPNPIRVCPVSPNLGSPNMINQNRAPFLLSRNKYQPGLVSQQLIRTSSCSIPRDRGHQYHNYTFNKPVFKRTVSPGIASTGNRNHHFYSSHRDRDRNLCRQQDYRVPENSVNTSASFPPSYLPFQEPLLSPDSQPQVNSDSYVESPIPIPFQPQPQPQPQSALLNYVVPCEEASQQGNHNHGQRSTVDPKFFHGINWPESQTNHLPAAQTATPANIDSGDLVDYRYDNWGYDSGACEPSSMEIPGSFGLNEFSPDPAFLDTAVN
- the LOC111909855 gene encoding uncharacterized protein LOC111909855 isoform X3, producing MDPNSVLYISSDEEPGWDGDDDRVITVGFDDNNWIAELLDEVNGDDCGAGCHDGSDDSDEVVLVSEVLPSRRPRKKPTSKSSSLIELDDECVVLDHDPGKPKEVRNDDPISRSENGDDDSDDLLVVSETGQVACRDYPHPRHLCIKFPFSSTPNESHCDQCYCYVCDSLAPCLYWGNGSGTIDHCQATEKIEFWKLERQNSKNINKLTDVPLPHMNMASLPLPLPLPLPLPPPPLLVQTPTMTHIPVQRPNPIRVCPVSPNLGSPNMINQNRAPFLLSRNKYQPGLVSQQLIRTSSCSIPRDRGHQYHNYTFNKPVFKRTVSPGIASTGNRNHHFYSSHRDRDRNLCRQQDYRVPENSVNTSASFPPSYLPFQEPLLSPDSQPQVNSDSYVESPIPIPFQPQPQPQPQSALLNYVVPCEEASQQGNHNHGQRSTVDPKFFHGINWPESQTNHLPAAQTATPANIDSGDLVDYRYDNWGYDSGACEPSSMEIPGSFGLNEFSPDPAFLDTVN
- the LOC111909855 gene encoding uncharacterized protein LOC111909855 isoform X1, which gives rise to MDPNSVLYISSDEEPGWDGDDDRVITVGFDDNNWIAELLDEVNGDDCGAGCHDGSDDSDEVVLVSEVLPSRRPRKKPTSKSSSLIELDDECVVLDHDPGKPKEVRNDDPISRSENGDDDSDDLLVVSETGQVACRDYPHPRHLCIKFPFSSTPNESHCDQCYCYVCDSLAPCLYWGNGSGTIDHCQATEKIEFWKLERQNSKNINKLTDVPLPHMNMASLPLPLPLPLPLPPPPLLVQTPTMTHIPVQRPNPIRVCPVSPNLGSPNMINQNRAPFLLSRNKYQPGLVSQQLIRTSSCSIPRDRGHQYHNYTFNKPVFKRTVSPGIASTGNRNHHFYSSHRDRDRNLCRQQDYRVPENSVNTSASFPPSYLPFQEPLLSPDSQPQVNSDSYVESPIPIPFQPQPQPQPQSALLNYVVPCEEASQQGNHNHGQRSTVDPKFFHGINWPESQTNHLPAAQTATPANIDSGDLVDYRYDNWGYDSGACEPSSMEIPGSFGLNEFSPDPAFLDTGTIFDF